Sequence from the Streptomyces sp. NBC_00440 genome:
TTCGTCGCACAGGGCTACGGGCTGAGCGAGGCCACCATGGGCGTCACCGGTGCCCCGCTGGCATGTGACGTCGAGACCCCGCCGGACAGTGTGGGCGTCCCGGTGTTCGACACCGAGATCCAGATCCGCGGTGCTGACGGCACCGCAGTCCTGCCGGTGGGCGAGACCGGTGAAGTGTGGGTCCGCGGCCCGGCGGTTGCCGATGGCTACCACGGCCACCCCGAGCTGACCGCACTCCAGTTCCGCGACGGATGGCTGGTCACCGGCGACATGGGACGCCTCGACGAACACGGCCACCTCTTCCTCGTCGGCCGCTCCAAGGACCTGATCATCTACAAGGGCTACAACGTGTATCCGCAGCCGCTGGAGGAGATCCTGTGCTCCCATCCGGCCATCGCCCAGGCGGCGGTCGTCGGCACACCCAGCGAATCCGCCGGCGAGGTGCCCGTCGGTTTCGTGGTGCTGCGTCCGGACGTGGCGGAAGAGGCCGGCCGTGGCGACGAGTTCGCCGAAGAGGTGATGGCCTACGTCGCCGAGCGCGTCGCGCCGTACCAGAAGGTCCGCGCCCTCCACATCGTCGGCGCCCTTCCCCTCAGCCCCACCGGTAAAATCCTCAAGACCGAACTGCGCGAGCGCGGGAACGCCGACGACTGAGCTTCCCCGAAGGCGAGTTCACAGAAATGAGGAATGCGGTCAGCCCCGCCGGATGGCGGGGCTGACCGCATGTGCGTCGGACGCGGGAGTGCGCGGAAAGGCCTCAGCTCCGGTCGGCGGATTCGGCGGATTCTGACGACGTGTCGCGCAGCCGGCGCTTGAGGACCTTGCCGGCGGCCGACAGGGGCAGGGCGTCCGTGAACTCGACGGTTCCGGGGGCTTTGTAGCCGGCGATCAGCGTCTTGGCGTGCGTGCGGATCTCCCCGGCCGTCGCGCTCGCGCCGGGCTTGAGGACGATCACGGCGTGCACCCGCTCGCCCCACCGAGGGTCCGGGACGCCTATGACGGCGCAGGAGGCGACGGCGGGGTGAGTGGCGAGTGCCTTCTCCACCTCGCCGGAGTAGACGTTCTCACCGCCCGTCACGATCACGTCCTTGAGCCGGTCGACGACGTAGACGTAACCGTCCTCGTCCATGCGGGCGGCATCGCCGGTGTGCAGCCAACCGCCGCGCAGCGCTTCCGCCGTTTCTTCGGGCTTGTTCCAGTACCCGAGCATCACGCTGTCACCGCGCATCAGGACCTCGCCGGTCTCGCCCCGGGGCAGTTCCTCGCCGTCGGGGCCGGCGATCCGGACCTCGCAGTGCGGTGTCGCGCGGCCCGCCGAGCGCAGCCGGGGGCCGCCGGCGGCATGTTCTTCCCTGCCCAGCACAGTGATCATGGCGCTCTCGGTCATCCCGTAGCCCTGCACGAAACCGCTGTGCGGGAAGGCCTTCATCGCCTGCTCCAGTACGGCCGTGGAGATGGGCGAAGCTCCGTAGCCGACGGACCGGACGCTGTCCAGGTCGTACCGGCCGACGTCGGGGTGCTCGACCACCTGCTGGAGCATGGTGGGCACCAGGCCCATACTGGTCACCCGGTGCCGCTGCACGGCCTCCAGCACCGCGGCCGGTTCGAAGGCGGGCAGGAACACGAGGGTGCCGCCCAGGAGGTTCTGCGCGAGCCAGCCGGCGACGGCGGCGATATGGAACATCGGCGCCGAGACGAGGGTGACGCCGCCGGCTTGCGCGACGCGGTTGACCATCTGGGCACCGTAGGCGGACGTCAGCAGCCCCCGCGCACCGATCATGACGCCTTTGGGGAACCCTGTGGTGCCGCCGGTGTACAGCAGTGCGGCCAGGCTGTCGCCGTCGGCGCGCAGATCCGCTGCGGGGGCCGATGAGGCGATCAGGTCCTCGTAACAGTGCGTCGTGTCCGGAGCGGGTCCGTCGCCGCAGTGCACCACGGTGCGCAGTCGCGGGCACAGCTCGCGCAGCTGGGGGACGAGCCGGGTGAAGGCGGCGTCGACGAGAAGGACCTCCGAACCGGAGTCGCGCAGCGAGTACGCGATCTCCCGCGGGCTCCAGCGGATGTTGACCGGATTGACCACGGCTCCCGCCCACCATGTGGCGAGAAACGTCTCGTGGTGGCGGTCGGAGTTCAGAGCGAGGATCGCGACCCGGTCGCCCTTGGCCACGCCGAGGCTCCGCAGCCCGCCTGCGAGCCTGGCCACGCGGTCGGCGACCTCGCGGACGGTACGGACACGACCTCCGCAGATCGTCATGGGCAGGTCGGGGGTCTGTTGGAGCGCACGGTGCAGCGACTGCGTGAGGAACACGTGGACCACCAATCCGGAGCGTGTTGTCGATGATTCAGTTCAATGCGTTGTTCGGGGCCGGTCGCCCCGGGGCTCAGGCGATGACCCCGCGTTCGGCCAGCGCGTCCATCACCTGCTCGTCCAGGCCCGCAGCTCCCAGCACCTCACGGGTACCGCTGCCGATGAGCGGTGCGGGCCGGGGGGCGGCGGCCGGGGTGCCCAGGAAGCGGGGTGCGGTGCCCGGCTGGACGGCGCCGTCGGCGCTGGTCGTGTAGGTACCGCGCTCGGCGTTGTGCGGGTGGGTGGCGGCTTCGGCGAGGCTGAGGACCGGGGTGACGCACGCGTCCTGTCCGGTGAAGGCGGCCGTCCACTCGTCCCGGCTGCGGGTCGCGAAGACCTCCGCCATCCGTTCGGCCATGCGCGGCCAGGCCGCTCTGTCCAGCTGCCCGGCGAACAGGGGATCTTCCGCCAGGCCGAGCACGCGCAGGGTCGTCGCGTAGAACCGCGATTCCACGCAGCCGACCGCCATGTGCCCTCCGTCCGATGTGCGGTAGGCGCGGTAGAAGGGCGCGCCGCCGTCGAAGAGGTTGGACTCGCGGCGGTCGGTCCAGCGGCCCGCGGCCATCAGCCCGTGGACCAGGGCGAGTTGGAGCGCGGTGCCGTCGGTCATGGCCGCGTCCACCACCTGTCCCTTGCCGGTGGTCCTGGCGCTGAGCAGTGCGGTGGTGATGCCCAGGGCGAGCAGCATGCCGCCGCCACCCATGTCGCCCACGAGGTTGAGCGGGACGACGGGGTCGCCGTCAGCGGGACCGATCGCGCCGAGGGCGCCGGCGACAGCGATGTAGTTGATGTCATGGCCCGGGGCCTGCGCGAGCGGTCCGTCCTGGCCCCATCCGGTCATCCTTCCGTAGACAAGTCCGGGGTTGCGCGCCAGGCAGGTCTCGGGGCCCAGGCCCAGGCGTTCGGCGACGCCGGGCCGGAAGCCCTCGATGAGAGCGTCGGCGGTGTCGGCCAGACGCAGCGCGACATCCGCTCCGTCCGGGGCCTTGAGGTCGACGGCGACCGAGACACGGCCCCGGTGGAGCACTCTGTCCGACGCTGATCGCTGTGCTCCCGGCCGGTCGACGCGGATCACCTCGGCGCCGAGGTCCGCGAGGATCATGCCGCAGAACGGGCCCGGTCCGATGCCGCCCAGCTCGATGACGCGGATCCCGGCGAGTGGTCCGGCCGGGACGACGGGTGGGACGGCGGCAAGGTCAGTGCTCATGAACGTACGTCCTTCGGGGGTGAGGAATGCCCGGAAGCCGCCCCTCCGCTGAGTGGCCGGGGGAGGGGCGACCGGAGGAGCGGCTTCGTCGGGCGACGTCGGGCCGCTTACAGGCCGAGGTCCTTGGCGATGATGGTTTTCATGACCTCGTTGGTGCCGCCGTAGATCCGCGAGACCCGGGTGTCCGCGTACAGGCGGGCGATCGGGTACTCCACCATGTAGCCGTAACCGCCGTGCAGCTGGAGGCACTTGTCGATCACACGGCCCGCGACCTCGGTGCAGAACAGCTTGATACGGGCGGCGTCGGCCGCGGTCAGCTCACCGGTGTCGTCGAGCTCGATGCCCTTGTCGGCCATGGCCTGGGCGGCCTCCACCTCGGTGGAGCACTCGGCGAGCACGAATTTGGTGTTCTGGAAGGAGGCCACGGGCTTGCCGAACACCTGTCGCTGCTGGACGTATTCCCTGGCGTAGTCGACCGCGGCCGCCGCGGAGGCGACGCCGCCGACCCCGATGGAGAGCCGCTCACGCGGCAGGTTCTGACCGAGGTAGGAGAAGCCCTTGTCCTGTTCGCCGAGCAGGTTCTCCACGGGAACCCTCACATCGGTGAAGGACAGCTCGGAGACGTCGGCCGAGTGCTGGCCGATCTTCTCCAGCCGGCGCCCGTATGCGAAACCCTCGCTGTCGGTGGGGACGACCAGCAGACTCAGCCCGGTGCGGCGGTCCGATGGATCCGGGGCCGAGGTACGGGCGACGACGACGCACAGTTCGGAGTTGAGCGCGCCGGAGATGAAGGTCTTGGCGCCGTTGAGGACGTAGTGGCTGCCGTCATCGGAGAGCTTGGCGGTGGTGCGGATGCCTGCGAGATCGGAGCCGGTACCCGGCTCGGTCATGGCGATGCACAGGGTGATGTCGCCAGTGGCGACGCCGGGCAGCCAGCGCTTCTTCTGCTCGTCGCTCGCAATACGCAGCAGGTACGGCAGGACGATGCTGGTGGATACCGAGTAGTGCCCGAGGTGGACACTCGCGCGTGCGGTCTCCTCGGAGATGATCGCCTGGTACTTGTAGCTGGTTTCGCCCGGGCCGCCGTGCTCCTCGGGAATCCCGAAGCCCATCACGCCCAGGGCGCCGAGCTTGCGGAACAGTTCCCGCGGGGTGCGGCGGTCCGCCTCCCACTCCTCGAAGTGCGGGCTCACCTCCTTGGCGATGAAGCTCCGGATCATCGTCCGGAAGGCATCGTGTTCTTTGGTGTAGATGGTGCGTTTCATGCCCTTGTCCCCTGGTTCCGAAGTGGTCAGTGCCGGGCTGCGTCGACGGTCAGGCACTGCCCGCTGACGTAGTTGGCTTCCTGTGTGCACAGCAGGTACACGGCGCCGGCTGCCTCGGCCGGGGTGCCGGGGCGGCCGAGCGGAATCATCCTGGCGGCGTTGGCGGCGTGCTGGGCGTTGATGCCGACCTTGATCCTCCGGCCCTCGATCTCGATGAAGGCGTCGTCGGCGGCGGTGGCCTCCGTCATACGGGTGAGGATGAAGCCGTAGGCGACGGCGTTGACGTTGACCTTGTAGCGGCCCCACTCCTTGGCCATGGTCTTGGTCAGGCCGACGACTCCGGCCTTGGCGGAGGAGTAGTTGACCTGGCCCGGATTGCCGAACTGACCGGAAACAGAAGAGATGTTGACGACCTTGCGGTGGTAGTCGGTCGGGTTGGCCTTGATGAACGGCTGGGCGGCGCGCAGGATCCGGAAGGGCGCCTTGAGATGGACGTCGAGGATGGCGTCCCACTGCTCGTCGGTCATCTTCTGGATGACGGTGTCCCAGGTGTAGCCGGCGTTGTTGACGATGATGTCGAGCCCGCCGAAGGCCTCGATCGCGGCATTCACGAAACAGTCCGCGAAGCCTTCCTCGACGACCGAGCCGGCGCAGGCGACGGCGTTCCCGCCTGCGGCCCGGATGGCCGTGACGGTCTCGTCCGCGGGTTCCTTG
This genomic interval carries:
- a CDS encoding long-chain-fatty-acid--CoA ligase, giving the protein MFLTQSLHRALQQTPDLPMTICGGRVRTVREVADRVARLAGGLRSLGVAKGDRVAILALNSDRHHETFLATWWAGAVVNPVNIRWSPREIAYSLRDSGSEVLLVDAAFTRLVPQLRELCPRLRTVVHCGDGPAPDTTHCYEDLIASSAPAADLRADGDSLAALLYTGGTTGFPKGVMIGARGLLTSAYGAQMVNRVAQAGGVTLVSAPMFHIAAVAGWLAQNLLGGTLVFLPAFEPAAVLEAVQRHRVTSMGLVPTMLQQVVEHPDVGRYDLDSVRSVGYGASPISTAVLEQAMKAFPHSGFVQGYGMTESAMITVLGREEHAAGGPRLRSAGRATPHCEVRIAGPDGEELPRGETGEVLMRGDSVMLGYWNKPEETAEALRGGWLHTGDAARMDEDGYVYVVDRLKDVIVTGGENVYSGEVEKALATHPAVASCAVIGVPDPRWGERVHAVIVLKPGASATAGEIRTHAKTLIAGYKAPGTVEFTDALPLSAAGKVLKRRLRDTSSESAESADRS
- a CDS encoding CaiB/BaiF CoA transferase family protein, which translates into the protein MSTDLAAVPPVVPAGPLAGIRVIELGGIGPGPFCGMILADLGAEVIRVDRPGAQRSASDRVLHRGRVSVAVDLKAPDGADVALRLADTADALIEGFRPGVAERLGLGPETCLARNPGLVYGRMTGWGQDGPLAQAPGHDINYIAVAGALGAIGPADGDPVVPLNLVGDMGGGGMLLALGITTALLSARTTGKGQVVDAAMTDGTALQLALVHGLMAAGRWTDRRESNLFDGGAPFYRAYRTSDGGHMAVGCVESRFYATTLRVLGLAEDPLFAGQLDRAAWPRMAERMAEVFATRSRDEWTAAFTGQDACVTPVLSLAEAATHPHNAERGTYTTSADGAVQPGTAPRFLGTPAAAPRPAPLIGSGTREVLGAAGLDEQVMDALAERGVIA
- a CDS encoding acyl-CoA dehydrogenase family protein, which codes for MKRTIYTKEHDAFRTMIRSFIAKEVSPHFEEWEADRRTPRELFRKLGALGVMGFGIPEEHGGPGETSYKYQAIISEETARASVHLGHYSVSTSIVLPYLLRIASDEQKKRWLPGVATGDITLCIAMTEPGTGSDLAGIRTTAKLSDDGSHYVLNGAKTFISGALNSELCVVVARTSAPDPSDRRTGLSLLVVPTDSEGFAYGRRLEKIGQHSADVSELSFTDVRVPVENLLGEQDKGFSYLGQNLPRERLSIGVGGVASAAAAVDYAREYVQQRQVFGKPVASFQNTKFVLAECSTEVEAAQAMADKGIELDDTGELTAADAARIKLFCTEVAGRVIDKCLQLHGGYGYMVEYPIARLYADTRVSRIYGGTNEVMKTIIAKDLGL
- a CDS encoding SDR family NAD(P)-dependent oxidoreductase — translated: MGTLDGKTAIVTGSGRGIGREIALKFAAEGANVVVNDLDKEPADETVTAIRAAGGNAVACAGSVVEEGFADCFVNAAIEAFGGLDIIVNNAGYTWDTVIQKMTDEQWDAILDVHLKAPFRILRAAQPFIKANPTDYHRKVVNISSVSGQFGNPGQVNYSSAKAGVVGLTKTMAKEWGRYKVNVNAVAYGFILTRMTEATAADDAFIEIEGRRIKVGINAQHAANAARMIPLGRPGTPAEAAGAVYLLCTQEANYVSGQCLTVDAARH